The genomic stretch GGTGCGCTGCCACAGCCCGGCACCCAGCCACAGCAGCGCGGCCAGGGTGGGAATCAGGAAGCGGCTGCGGCGCGGACCGGCAGGCGGCGCGGGCTGGTCGGGCAAGGTCAGCTGCGCGCGGCGTCGATCAGGGCCTGCGCGCCGCGGTCGAGCATGTCGGTGGCCAGTTCGGCGCCCAGGTCGGCGCATTCGCTGGGGTCACCCTGCGTGGTGGCGCGGATGACGTGCCCGCCGTCCAGCGCGCCCACCCAGCCTTCCAGGGTCAGCAGGCCGCCCTTGACGGTGGCGTGCGCGCCGACCGGTGCCATGCAGCCCGCGCCGAGGCCCGCGAGGAATTCGCGTTCGGCGGTGATGCGGTCGTCGGTGGTGTGGTCGTGGATGGCGTACGCGACCTCGATGGTCAGGTCGTCGTCGGCGCGGGTTTCCAGCGCCAGGGCGCCCTGGCCGGGGGCGGGCAGCATGATGTCGGGTTCGACGAACTCGTCGATGCGGTGGCGCATCTCGGTGCGGATCAGTCCGGCGGCGGCCAGGATGATCGCGTCGTACTCGTTCCCGGCCAGCGCGGCGAGGCGCGTGTCGATGTTGCCGCGCAGGTCGATGACCTGCAGGTCCGGGCGGTAGGCGCGCAGGAACGCCTTACGGCGCACGCTGCTGGTGCCCACGCGGGCGCCCTGCGGCAGGTCCGCGAGGCGTTTCATGCCTTCCTTGCCGATCAGCACGTCCCGCGCGTCCACGCGGCGGGGAATGGAGCTGACCTCCAGGCCCTCGGGCTGCTCGGTGGGCAGGTCCTTCAGGGAATGCACCGCGATGTCGATCCGCTTGGCGAGCAGGGCGTCCTCGATTTCCTTGACCCAGAAGCCCTTGTCGCCCTTCTGCGCCATGGCCTCCAGGCTGCCGCGGTTGCGGTCGCCCTTCGTGCTGATGGTCTGAATGCGGAAGTCCGTGTCCGGCCATTCCTCTTTCAGGCGAGCCACCACCCACTGGGTCTGTGCAAGCGCAAGAGTGCTGCCGCGCGTTCCTACCGTCACCATCCGCATAACCCGCGCATTATACGCGCCGCAACCCGGGCGCGCACGCGCGCTTCGGGACGCGGGTCAGAATGTGAAGGATCATGATACGGATTCCGTCTGTTTCGTTTACCGCCCGGACAGGACACCGGGCGGCTCACTGCACGCCCGGAACCCGCTCGACTCCTGCTCTCTTCGCTCGGGTGGATGTGGCGCTGCGCCCCACGCCACCGGAGGCCGTATGACAGGCTTTCCGGACGGATTCGTGTGGGGCGTGGCGACATCGGCGTACCAGATCGAGGGCGCGGCGCGTGAGGACGGGCGGGGCGCGAGCGTGTGGGACACGTTCAGTCACACGCCGGGGCGGGTGCGGGGCGGCGCGACCGGGGACGTGACCTGCGACCACTACCACCGCTGGCCGGGGGACGTGGCGCTGCTGCGCGAGCTGGGCGCAGGTGCGTACCGCTTCAGCGTGGCGTGGCCGCGCGTGCAGCCCGGCGGGCGCGGGCGGGTGAACGCGGCGGGACTGGCCTTCTGCGACCGGCTGATGGACGGGCTGCTGGGCGCGGGCGTGCAGCCGTGGGTGACGCTGCACCACTGGGACCTGCCGCAGGAGCTGGAGGACGCGGGCGGCTGGCTGAGCCGCGACACGGCGCACCGGTTCGAGGAGTACGCGTTCCTGGTCGGGGAGCGGCTGGCGGACCGCGCGGCGGCGTTCATGACGCTGAACGCGCCGTCCGTGGTGATGCTGCGGGGGTACGCGCACGGCACGCACGCGCCGGGGCGGACGCTGGGCCTGGGGGCGTTCCCGGCCGCGCACCATCAGCTGCTGGGGCATGGGCTGGCGGCGCGGGCGCTGCGGGAGGCGGGCGCGCGGCAGGTGGGCATCGCGAACACGTACGCCCCGGCGTGGCCTGCCACGGACCGTGACGCGGACGTGCAGGCGGCGGGCCTGATGGACGCGCTGCGCCACCACCTGTTCACCGATCCCCTGCTGCGCGCCGCGTACCCCGCGCCCGTGCTGGACCTGCTGCGCGAGCACGCCCCGCAGCTGCTGGAGGCCGTGCGCCCCGGCGACCTGGACGTGATCGCCGCGCCGCTGGATTTTCTGGGCGTGAACGATGACCAGCCGGACTGGGTGCGGGCCGATCCGAGCCGTCCCTTCGGCGTGGCGCCGGAACCCGCCCCGACGGGGGTGGCCGGACCTGAGGCCCTCACACAGACGCTGCTGGACCTGAAAGACCGCTACGGGGACGCCTGCCCGCCGCTGGTCGTCACGGGCAGCGGCTGCTCCCTGCCCGACGTGCCGGACGCGGACGGGCGGGTGCGGGACGCGGCGCGCATCCGCTCCCTGGAGGCGCACATCGAGGCTACCCGATTGGCGGTCCAGAAAGGTGCGCCGGTCAGCGGCTATCTTGCCTGGACTCTCATGGACAATTTTCAGTGGGCGGACGGCTTCGACCAGCGTTTCGGGCTGGTGCACGTGGACTTCGGGACGCAGATGCGGACCCGCAAGGACAGCTTTTCCTGGTATCAGGCGTGGCTGCGGGAGCAGGCGTGAGTGTCGCCGCGCCCGTGTCGTGGCGGTTCATGCTGCCGTACACCCTGGCGACCCTGGCGATGTGGATGGCCTTCAACGCGCCCGGTCAGGTGCTGATCGGGCAGCAGCTCATCACGCTGGACGAGGCGAACAAGGAGGCGAATCTCGCGCTGATCCTGGGCGTGGGGGCGCTGATCAGCCTGCTCGCCAACCCCATCTTCGGGGCGCTGAGTGACCGCGCCCGCGGACGTCTGGGCCGCCGCCGCCCGTACCTGATCGGCGGGGCCGTTGCCGCGACTGCCGGACTGCTGCTGCTGGGTGTGGGGGGCAGCGTGCCCGTGCTGGTCGCCGGGTGGGGCCTGACGCAGCTGGCCCTGAACGCCTATCAGGCCGCGCTGACCGCCGTCATTCCCGACCGCGTGCCGCCCAGCCAGCGCGCCACCGTCAGCGGCCTGGCGGGCCTGTCGCAGGTGCTCGGCACGATCCTCGGCGTGGGCCTCACCGGGCTGCTGCCCGTCATGCTCGCCAGGTACGCGCTGCTGGGCGCGCTGCTGCTCCTCGCCATGCTGGGCTTCGTCCTGACCAGCCGCGACCCGCAGGCGCCCACCACCCCGCCCGCGCCGCTGACCCTGGCGGGGTTCCTCAGCCCGCTGCGGCACCGGGACTTCGCGCTGGCGTGGCTCACGCGCGGCCTCGTGACGCTCGGGTACGCGCTGGGCACCACGTACCTGCTGTACTTCCTGCGCGACCGGGTCGGCCTGAACGACCCCGCCGCCGGGGTGTTCCAGGCGAACCTGGCCGCCGGGGGCGCGCTGCTGCTGACCGTCCTGCTGGGCGGCGTCCTCAGCGACCGCCTGGGGCGCCGCAAGGTGTTCGTGATCGGCTCCACCGTCGTCATCGCCGCCGGCCTCCTGACGCTGGCGCTGCTGCCCACGTGGCCCGGCACGCTCGCCGCCGCCGCGCTGATGGGCGCAGGCTTCGGGGTGTACCTCGCCGTGGACGTCGCCCTGATCACCGAGGTGCTGCCCAGCGCGCACGACAGCGCCCGCGACCTCGGCGTGATCAACGTCGCCCTGACCCTCCCACAGACCTTCGCGCCCGCCCTGTGCGCCCTGTTCGTCTCCAGACTCGGCGGGTACACGCCCCTCTTCCTGGCGGCGGCCGTCATCACCCTCGTCAGCGCCGCGCTCGTGCAGGGCATCCGCGGCGTGCGCTGACGCACCCGGGCCGCCCCTGCCGCGCAATTGGTGAAAGGTCACGGCCCGGCCGCGCGCCGCGGCGTACCGTCAGCGCATGACCATGCATGCCTTCACGGCCACCCAGCCCGGTGAACCCCTGACCCTGCAGTGGACGCCCGTGCCCACCCCGGCGCCCGGCCCGGGCGAGATCCGCGTGCGGCTGGCGGCCGTGACCGTCAACCCGGTGGATTTCAAGCTGCTGCGTGGTGGGCATCCCGCCTGGACGTACCCGCACGTGCCCGGCGTGGACGGCGCCGGGACCGTCGAGGCGGTCGGCCCGGGCGTGGAGACCCTGCGGCCCGGGGACCGCGTGGCGATGCACGTGGACCTCACGCGGCCCGGCGTGTTCGCCGAGGCGGTCGTCACGAGCGCCCACACGGTCGCGCGCGTGCCCGACGGGGTGCCGCTGACGGTCGCGGCGGCGCTGCCCTGCGCGGGCATGACCGCGTACCAGAGCCTCGACCGTCGGCTGGGCGTGCGGCCCGGCCTGTGGCAGCCCGGCGACTGGGTGCTCGTGAACGGCGCGAGCGGCGGGGTGGGCGGGTACGCCACGCAGCTCGCGCGGCGGGCGGGGGCGCGCGTGATCGGCGTGGCGTCCACCGCGAACCACGCGTACCTGCGGAGGCTGGGGGCCGAGGTGACCCTGGATTACCGCTCGGGGGATCTGGCCGCGCAGGTGCGCGAGGTGACGGGCGGGGCGGGCGTGCCGGCGGTGGTCGAGACGGCCGGGCAGGCGACGGCGCTGCTGGACGCCGTCGCGTTCGGTGGGGGCATGGCGTGCGTGCTGGGCCTGCCGGACCTGCCCACCTACCGCGCGCATCCGGCGAAGATCAGCGTGCATCCGATCGCGCTGGGCGCCGCGCATGCCAGTGGCGACCGCCGCGCGCAGGAGGATCTGGGCGTCATGCTGGGCGACCTGCTGGCGCTCGTCCTGAACGGCGAGCTCGATCCGCTGGTGACGGACGTCCGGGAGCGGGAGGCGCTGCCCGCGACCCTGGCGGAACTCTCGGCGGAGGGCGTGCGCGGCAAGCTGGTGGTCCGCATGAGCGGCGAGGACTGAACCCCGGGCAACCGGTCAGAGGGAGGGGAGCACGTACATGATGCGCTCCCCTCTCCCGTGGTGGCGTGGTTCAGTCGGCGGCGTGCAGGGCCGGGGCGTGGCGGTCGAGGCGGGCGCTGAGCAGGGTCAGGAGCAGGCCGCCCGCGACGAACAGCGCGCCGATCCAGGGGGTGGCGGCCAGACCCAGGGCGCTGCTGACGACCAGCCCGCCGATGAAGGCACCCGCGGCGATGCCGAGGTTGAACGCGGCGATGTTCAGGGCGCTGGCGACGTCCACGCCGCCGGGAGTGAAGCGCTGCGCGAGCTGCACGACGTACACCTGCAGGCCCGGGACGTTCGCGAAGGCCAGGGCGCCCATCAGGAACAGGGTGATCACGGCAAGGACGGGGTGCGGGGCGGTGAAGGTGAAGGCGAGCAGCACGAGCGCCTGCGCGAGGAACAGCGTGGTCAGCGCCCGGACGGGGTCGCGGTCGGCCATCTTTCCGCCGATGACGTTGCCGGCGGCGATGGCGACGCCGTACACGAGCAGCAGGACGCTGACCATGTTCGCGCTGAAGCCGGTGATGGTTTCCAGGACGCTGCCGAGGTACGTGAAGGTGACGAAGGTGCCGCCGTACCCGAGGGCGGTCATGGCGAACACGAGCAGCAGGCGGGGGTGGACGAGCACGCGGGCCTGCTGGGCCAGGGTCGTGACGTCCCCACGGGGGAGGGTGCGGGGGAGCAGGGCGGCGGTGGCGATCAGGGAGACGACGCCCAGGGCGGTGATGATCCAGAAGGTGGCGCGCCAGCCGAGTTCCTGGCCGACCCAGGTGCCGGCGGGGACGCCGATGGCGGTGGCGAGGGTCAGGCCCGCGAACATGGTGGCGATGGCGCTGGCGCGTTTTTCGGGGGCGACGAGGCCGGCGGCGATGGTGCTGCCGACGCTGAAGAACACGCCGTGGGCCAGGGCGCTGAGGATGCGGGCGGTCATCAGGAGGGCGTAGGAGCCGGACAGGGCGGCGGCGACG from Deinococcus soli (ex Cha et al. 2016) encodes the following:
- a CDS encoding MFS transporter encodes the protein MPPALLALAISAFAIGTTEFVIVGLLNTIAADLGVSVPSAGLLVSGYALGVALGAPILTALTGHLPRRHLLLGLMVLFTAANVAAALSGSYALLMTARILSALAHGVFFSVGSTIAAGLVAPEKRASAIATMFAGLTLATAIGVPAGTWVGQELGWRATFWIITALGVVSLIATAALLPRTLPRGDVTTLAQQARVLVHPRLLLVFAMTALGYGGTFVTFTYLGSVLETITGFSANMVSVLLLVYGVAIAAGNVIGGKMADRDPVRALTTLFLAQALVLLAFTFTAPHPVLAVITLFLMGALAFANVPGLQVYVVQLAQRFTPGGVDVASALNIAAFNLGIAAGAFIGGLVVSSALGLAATPWIGALFVAGGLLLTLLSARLDRHAPALHAAD
- a CDS encoding zinc-binding dehydrogenase, with the translated sequence MTMHAFTATQPGEPLTLQWTPVPTPAPGPGEIRVRLAAVTVNPVDFKLLRGGHPAWTYPHVPGVDGAGTVEAVGPGVETLRPGDRVAMHVDLTRPGVFAEAVVTSAHTVARVPDGVPLTVAAALPCAGMTAYQSLDRRLGVRPGLWQPGDWVLVNGASGGVGGYATQLARRAGARVIGVASTANHAYLRRLGAEVTLDYRSGDLAAQVREVTGGAGVPAVVETAGQATALLDAVAFGGGMACVLGLPDLPTYRAHPAKISVHPIALGAAHASGDRRAQEDLGVMLGDLLALVLNGELDPLVTDVREREALPATLAELSAEGVRGKLVVRMSGED
- a CDS encoding GH1 family beta-glucosidase codes for the protein MTGFPDGFVWGVATSAYQIEGAAREDGRGASVWDTFSHTPGRVRGGATGDVTCDHYHRWPGDVALLRELGAGAYRFSVAWPRVQPGGRGRVNAAGLAFCDRLMDGLLGAGVQPWVTLHHWDLPQELEDAGGWLSRDTAHRFEEYAFLVGERLADRAAAFMTLNAPSVVMLRGYAHGTHAPGRTLGLGAFPAAHHQLLGHGLAARALREAGARQVGIANTYAPAWPATDRDADVQAAGLMDALRHHLFTDPLLRAAYPAPVLDLLREHAPQLLEAVRPGDLDVIAAPLDFLGVNDDQPDWVRADPSRPFGVAPEPAPTGVAGPEALTQTLLDLKDRYGDACPPLVVTGSGCSLPDVPDADGRVRDAARIRSLEAHIEATRLAVQKGAPVSGYLAWTLMDNFQWADGFDQRFGLVHVDFGTQMRTRKDSFSWYQAWLREQA
- the hemC gene encoding hydroxymethylbilane synthase, whose translation is MRMVTVGTRGSTLALAQTQWVVARLKEEWPDTDFRIQTISTKGDRNRGSLEAMAQKGDKGFWVKEIEDALLAKRIDIAVHSLKDLPTEQPEGLEVSSIPRRVDARDVLIGKEGMKRLADLPQGARVGTSSVRRKAFLRAYRPDLQVIDLRGNIDTRLAALAGNEYDAIILAAAGLIRTEMRHRIDEFVEPDIMLPAPGQGALALETRADDDLTIEVAYAIHDHTTDDRITAEREFLAGLGAGCMAPVGAHATVKGGLLTLEGWVGALDGGHVIRATTQGDPSECADLGAELATDMLDRGAQALIDAARS
- a CDS encoding MFS transporter: MAAGAGVSVAAPVSWRFMLPYTLATLAMWMAFNAPGQVLIGQQLITLDEANKEANLALILGVGALISLLANPIFGALSDRARGRLGRRRPYLIGGAVAATAGLLLLGVGGSVPVLVAGWGLTQLALNAYQAALTAVIPDRVPPSQRATVSGLAGLSQVLGTILGVGLTGLLPVMLARYALLGALLLLAMLGFVLTSRDPQAPTTPPAPLTLAGFLSPLRHRDFALAWLTRGLVTLGYALGTTYLLYFLRDRVGLNDPAAGVFQANLAAGGALLLTVLLGGVLSDRLGRRKVFVIGSTVVIAAGLLTLALLPTWPGTLAAAALMGAGFGVYLAVDVALITEVLPSAHDSARDLGVINVALTLPQTFAPALCALFVSRLGGYTPLFLAAAVITLVSAALVQGIRGVR